A stretch of the Aegilops tauschii subsp. strangulata cultivar AL8/78 chromosome 4, Aet v6.0, whole genome shotgun sequence genome encodes the following:
- the LOC141021845 gene encoding uncharacterized protein yields MLVPEGIKMKEIPTKKKTTTKEPSVVVSAGETDEEAMVRFAREHPEYVQAELEYYWKCEAEQKKKGAKKEDEAGPSMVIPIESSSEEDWADFSEEEEEGCDDPEKEEFWAQFRSSDDEE; encoded by the coding sequence ATGCTTGTGCCGGagggcatcaagatgaaggagATCCCGACAAAGAAGAAGACGACGACGAAGGAGCCATCGGTTGTCGTTAGTGCTGGCGAGACCGACGAGGAGGCAATGGTGAGGTTTGCTCGGGAGCATCCAGAGTACGTCCAGGCCGAGCTGGAGTACTACTGGAAGTGTGAGGCAgagcagaagaagaagggggcgAAGAAGGAGGACGAGGCCGGTCCCTCGATGGTGATCCCCATCGAGTCCTCTTCCGAGGAGGATTGGGCAGACttctcggaggaggaggaggagggatgcGACGACCCGGAGAAGGAGGAGTTCTGGGCGCAGTTCCGCAGCTCCGACGATGAGGAGTAG